The proteins below come from a single Psychrobacter sp. FDAARGOS_221 genomic window:
- a CDS encoding autotransporter domain-containing protein, with product MNHVYRVVFNRALGVYQCVSEIAKSRGKSSGKSATSTKKPHLHLTTLSIAMLSVVASTMAVAATTPDDLVINQGEVIKLGDGESLMSSNDLIIDNNSQVILLDDTTSGVSAQNNVIIGDTSNGSLSMIQIEDPDQQRPYHGLYVINDTILGNKKSGVGNITVSGHRYIETDNLIVGKQGEGNIVVENTPYHGGLTQARYATYIGGYGLDSAEAKGEFTLSDSTFVTPKMIVGNTGSGVLHVNDVGELETKYLGRNPDSIKSEIYINGGGIDIQSDKEFLFDNFTNKNIINIGTKGAFIATEIPRYSDAAAKPISVVVDPKAVITGNAGSFDLNLTDDYDIGGFIKTGVGSLELTTDNKQWVGDWGSIGGVLKLNGNYSVPEGESLVIGLLDVNEDGHVDSNEYGQIQVNGNLDITKGNLKVFAYSYLEEVTTNSEYKNVVSATKLNGEFASVTDNNLLVDFEADYSDANAVHLRMVAPTPEPTPEPTPVPTPEPTPEPTPEPIPEPTPEPTPEPMPEPTPEPTPEPTPEPMPEPTPEPMPEPTPEPMPEPTPEPTPEPTPEPTPEPTPEPMPEPTPEPMPEPTPEPTPEPTPVPTPEPTPKPTPEPTPKPTPEPTPKPTPEPTPKPTPEPTPKPTPEPGSDYTIVYDAVSSINNYSAFGLATVLDQAIDDQLDTTTSANPLAKQLISDMDGLDQAQVAAATAQLQPLFMGGANRLITDTNYATSRAIEEHSQTTPEHNLWAKAIGSDMTHDADGYVTGYNSENYGAIVGLDTSVNPDLNLGLAVSYIESDADTDGHALKHELKAKNWQVLGYGNYAASDATSVNFHAGAGQSNVKGERHISSITSAVAKSDYDVDTLQAGLGVAHRIGSADRNVSPFASVNYARAKSDSYRETGAGAYNLAVDSNTYDSVRWTAGVRFDQALTPTFSVTGQLAGAIENGDRYSDITASFVEVGSNKFMTQGQKSKEAIGIAGIGLAFKPTTNTTISANYRGEWRDNYDDQGAAIVFETKF from the coding sequence ATGAACCATGTATACCGTGTTGTTTTCAATCGCGCTTTAGGCGTTTATCAATGTGTGTCCGAGATTGCTAAATCTCGTGGCAAGTCTTCAGGCAAGTCAGCGACCTCTACTAAGAAGCCTCATTTACACTTAACAACTCTATCTATTGCTATGCTCAGTGTTGTCGCTTCAACTATGGCAGTTGCGGCGACAACGCCTGATGATTTAGTAATCAATCAAGGCGAAGTTATTAAGCTAGGTGACGGTGAGAGTTTAATGTCATCAAATGATTTGATTATTGATAATAATAGTCAGGTTATTCTTCTTGACGATACTACCAGTGGTGTTAGTGCCCAAAACAATGTCATCATTGGAGATACTAGCAATGGTAGTCTCTCAATGATTCAAATTGAAGACCCTGATCAGCAGCGTCCGTATCATGGGCTATACGTTATAAACGATACGATACTGGGTAACAAAAAATCAGGCGTCGGTAATATAACCGTCTCTGGTCATAGATATATTGAAACTGATAACTTGATAGTTGGCAAACAGGGTGAAGGCAATATAGTTGTTGAGAATACGCCCTACCATGGCGGTTTGACTCAAGCTCGTTATGCTACCTATATTGGTGGGTATGGTCTTGATAGTGCTGAGGCAAAAGGTGAGTTCACATTATCAGATAGCACTTTTGTTACTCCCAAGATGATAGTTGGAAATACAGGCTCGGGCGTATTACATGTAAATGACGTTGGCGAGTTAGAAACAAAATATCTTGGACGTAACCCTGACTCAATTAAATCTGAAATCTATATCAACGGTGGTGGAATAGATATACAGTCTGATAAAGAGTTTCTATTCGATAACTTCACTAATAAAAATATAATTAATATTGGTACTAAAGGCGCTTTTATCGCCACTGAGATACCGCGATACAGTGATGCTGCTGCGAAGCCCATCTCAGTTGTAGTAGACCCCAAGGCAGTTATTACCGGCAATGCTGGTAGCTTCGATCTTAATCTTACAGATGACTATGATATTGGTGGGTTTATCAAGACTGGTGTAGGAAGCCTAGAACTAACTACTGATAACAAACAATGGGTAGGAGACTGGGGTTCAATAGGAGGCGTTTTAAAGCTAAATGGTAACTACTCTGTACCAGAAGGTGAAAGCTTAGTTATTGGTCTACTCGATGTTAATGAAGACGGCCATGTAGATAGTAATGAATATGGTCAAATACAAGTAAATGGCAATCTTGATATTACTAAAGGTAACCTTAAAGTCTTTGCGTACAGCTATTTAGAGGAAGTCACCACAAATTCTGAATATAAAAATGTTGTTTCAGCAACCAAACTAAACGGTGAGTTTGCATCAGTAACGGATAATAATCTACTGGTAGATTTTGAAGCGGATTATAGCGATGCTAATGCAGTTCATTTACGTATGGTAGCGCCGACTCCGGAGCCTACACCTGAGCCAACTCCTGTGCCTACGCCAGAACCAACTCCTGAGCCGACACCAGAACCAATCCCTGAGCCTACGCCAGAACCAACCCCTGAGCCTATGCCAGAGCCAACCCCTGAGCCTACGCCAGAACCAACCCCTGAGCCTATGCCAGAGCCAACCCCTGAGCCTATGCCAGAACCAACCCCTGAGCCTATGCCAGAGCCAACCCCTGAGCCTACGCCAGAGCCAACCCCTGAGCCTACGCCAGAGCCAACCCCTGAGCCTATGCCAGAACCAACCCCTGAGCCTATGCCAGAGCCAACCCCTGAGCCTACGCCAGAGCCAACTCCTGTGCCTACGCCAGAACCAACTCCTAAGCCAACGCCAGAACCAACTCCTAAGCCAACGCCAGAACCAACTCCTAAGCCAACGCCAGAACCAACTCCTAAGCCAACGCCAGAACCAACTCCTAAGCCAACGCCAGAACCAGGTAGCGATTACACGATTGTGTATGATGCTGTAAGTTCTATAAATAATTATTCTGCTTTTGGCTTAGCAACTGTTTTAGACCAGGCTATTGATGATCAGTTAGATACAACAACATCAGCGAACCCACTGGCGAAGCAGCTTATCTCAGATATGGATGGTTTAGACCAAGCACAGGTCGCTGCTGCTACTGCACAGCTACAACCGCTATTTATGGGTGGTGCTAACCGCTTAATCACAGATACCAACTATGCGACCAGTCGTGCGATTGAAGAGCATAGCCAAACTACCCCTGAGCATAACTTATGGGCCAAAGCTATTGGTAGTGATATGACTCACGATGCTGATGGTTATGTCACTGGTTATAATTCAGAAAACTACGGTGCCATCGTTGGTTTGGATACGTCAGTAAACCCTGATTTGAACCTTGGCCTAGCTGTCTCTTACATCGAAAGTGACGCTGATACCGACGGTCATGCCCTAAAGCATGAACTGAAAGCGAAAAACTGGCAGGTATTAGGTTATGGTAACTATGCGGCAAGTGATGCCACTTCAGTTAACTTCCATGCCGGTGCTGGTCAGTCTAATGTCAAAGGTGAGCGTCATATCTCAAGCATTACCTCAGCCGTTGCTAAGTCTGATTATGATGTCGATACCTTGCAAGCAGGCTTGGGTGTGGCGCATAGAATTGGCAGCGCTGACCGCAATGTCTCTCCTTTTGCGAGCGTTAACTATGCACGTGCTAAGAGTGACAGCTATCGTGAGACAGGTGCCGGGGCATATAACCTAGCGGTTGATTCTAACACTTATGACTCAGTACGTTGGACCGCTGGTGTTCGCTTTGATCAAGCGTTAACGCCGACCTTCTCTGTGACTGGTCAGCTGGCTGGTGCGATTGAAAATGGCGATCGCTACTCAGACATTACGGCAAGCTTCGTTGAAGTGGGCTCTAATAAGTTTATGACTCAAGGTCAAAAGAGCAAAGAAGCCATTGGTATTGCAGGTATTGGTTTGGCATTTAAGCCGACCACTAATACCACTATTTCGGCCAATTACCGTGGTGAGTGGCGTGATAACTATGACGACCAAGGTGCGGCTATTGTGTTTGAAACTAAGTTTTAA